GTCGAGCCCTACGACGGCGAAGGACCGCTCCTGAGCTGACGCGCGCGCATCAAGCACTGCATCGTGGCCAATGATCAGCAGGTCTACGGGTTTGAGTTGCAGCGGGCGCTGCTCGTCGATGCGTGCAAGCACCAGCAGGTCCTCAACGAGTTCGCCCATACGTTTGGCCTCACTCTCGATCCGCCCCATCGCGGTGCCAACGTCGTCTGGAGTTTGCAGGGCACCGTGCCGGTAGAGCTCGGAAAAACCTCGAATGGTAACCAACGGGGTGCGGAGCTCATGCGAGGCATCCGCCACAAATCGACGCATCTTCGTTTCGGAGGCTGTCCGCGCTGCAAACGCGTGCTCAATATGGGCCAACATGGTGTTCAGGGATCCTGACAGGCGGCCTACTTCAGTGTTTGGATTCTCAATGTCCACACGGCGAGAGAGGTCACCGGCAGCAATTGCCGCAGCAGTTTTCTCCACCCTTGCCAAAGGCCTAAAGGATCTTGTCACCGTCCAATACGCGATCATAGTGCCCAACGTGATGGTCAAAATAGCCACTCCGGCAATCACCACGGCGAGCCGTTCCAAGGTGCTGTTGAGGGTTTCGTAGGGCAGGCCTACCACCACATAACCGAGATACTCTGGCCGCGTATCGGTGATTTCGGAGGGACCGTAGTTGAACTTTTGGGGCGCCACAATGGTGATGCGCCAGGGCGCGCCACCATCACTGCTGGCTACTGTGAATGGTTTCCCGTTCAATTCCTTGGCTTGTGCCACTGTAAAAGGCGGGTAGACGGGCTTGTCCTTACCGGAACGGTTTTGGTCAGCTAGGGAGCCGTCGGCAAAGTGGAAGCCCACATAGTAGTCAAAGCTGAACGGTGTTTGCCCGGTGTTTTGGGAATCCACCGTGCCATGGCCAATGATCGACTTTTGAAACGTTGTCAGCTGCGTGTCCATCTGGTCTTCCAGGAAGGAGTGCAGCAAGAGAAACGTTGTTGACCCCAGCGCCAACAAGGACACACTCAACAAGGCACTGATGATGGCCACCAGTTGTGAGCGCAGGGAGGCGTTCTTCCACAACGTAATCAATGTCTTGGCGCTGCGCTAGCGCTTGTCGGCCGTTCGCAGCACGTAGCCCACGCCGCGCTTGGTTTGGATGAGAGCAGGAAGTTCAGCATCGGTATCGATCTTGCGGCGCAGGTAGGAGATGTAAGACTCCACGATGGAGGCGTCGCCATTGAAGTCGTATTCCCAGACGTGGTCAAGGATTTGGGCTTTGGAAAGCACCCGGTTGGGGTTGAGCATGAGGTAGCGCAGAAGTTTGAACTCGGTGGGGGAGAGCTCCACCGTTTTCCCTGCCCGGCGCACCTCGTGGGCGTCGTCGTCGAGCTCCAAATCGGCAACACGGAGAACGGCGTCGTCATCTTCCATGGGTTGAGTACGGCGCAGCACTGCGCGGATGCGAGCCACCACCTCATCCAGGCTGAACGGCTTGGTGACGTAATCATCGCCACCCACTGTCAGGCCCGTGACCTTGTCCTCAGTGTCATCGCGGGCAGTGAGGAACAGGACAGGAAAATGCCGGCCAGCAGCACGCAGTCTGCGGGTCACAGTAAAACCGTCCATGTCCGGGAGCATCACATCCAGCACAGCAAGGTCGGGGTTGTGTTCTTCGGCTGCGGCGAGGGCTTCGCGGCCGTTGGCGGCCGCAATGACCTCAAACCCTGCGAATCGCAGGGACGTTGAGAGCAGTTCACGAATATTGGGCTCGTCATCAACTACGAGCAACTTGGCTTCAGGTCCGATCTTTTTCACCATTTCAGTCTCCGACCATTGGCTGGGAATACGCTGAAGATTCCGTGGGTAGATACTGTCAGCATACGCCCAGCGACTTCTCAGGCGCTAATAAGGGAGCATAAAAATTTCTCGATGTTGATCAGCGGAGGCAAATTTCGGTAGCACGAGCTTTTTCAAAAAAGCGGTATCACCGGTGGTCAGTGCCCAGTCAAGCAACTCTTGACGCATGGATTCAAGCACTGGTTCATGGTCCCGCTCAACGGCCAGGTTTCGCTGTTCGCCGGGGTCTATGTCCAGATTATGCAGCTGCTCCCGATTCCTACCCCAGCTGTACACAACATATTTCCAATTTCGCAGAATAAGTGCCCGCCCGGTGGTTCCTGCGCCGGGAAGCGCAGCCCCATCGCTAAATGAGGTTTGCACCACCACCGGAGCGGTTGTGGCTTCCAGCACAGAGGGTACGGCGAGTCCCCCCGGAGCTGGAATCCCCGCCACCTGGCACAGGGTCGGCAGGAGCCCCAGAACCGCCGGGACGGGTGCGTCGATCACCGCAGCGCGCTGCCCCGGAACATGTACCATGAACGGCACCTTGATGCATTCTTGGTATAGCGCGGTCTTTTGGTTCCAGGCATGAGAGGCATCGCCGTCGCCGTGATCGCTAATTAGTACGACGGCGGTGCTTGCCAAATCGATCCGCTCCAGCAGTTGCCCCATGCGTTGGTCAACGCGCTCCACAAGTGCCGCGTACACATGCCGGTAACCTCGCCATTCATCGGGGCTGAAACCGTTGGTGCCATAGACGCGTGCGGCTGCCACTTGCTCCATGGATAGTGCCTCCGGAGAATAAGGCGCAGGAGGAAAATTTGCAGGCAGGGCAGGGGCGTCCGCCACGGGGACAGGGGGTATGTTTCCGTACGGCATCGGCTGGGAGCGGGCGTATTCACAGATCGTGTGGGGGTCATCGAAGGAAGCAACCAAGAAGAAGGGACGGGTATCTTTCCTGCCGTCCAGCCAGGTACTGCAGGCCTGAACCAAGCCCTCGTCACCGAAGGGGTGGATGGGGGTGAAACCGTCAGCCTCCGTGGCACTGGCTTGGAGGGCGTGCCATTTTCCTGCATATGCGCAGTCATACCCGGCCGCTGTGAACCAGTGCCCCAACGAGTTTGTTCCATGTCCGGGTTCCTCGGTGGGCTCCGCGCCCGCAGGGGATGCCTTCGCATTGGAAATGACCCCCAGCTGGTGCGGATACCGGCCGGTGACCATGGCGCTGCGAGCCGGCACGCATAAAGGAAAGGGCGTGTACGCCTGCGTAAAAGTTGTCGATGACGTGGCCAGCCGGTCAAGGTGAGGAGTGCGGAAGTGCTCATCCGTGGAGCGGACCCGTGTCAAAGCATGAGCTGCAAATTCATCCGCCATGATCAGTAAGATATTCATGCGCTAGCCACCAAATCCCGCAGAGCTGGTGCTCCGGTCCATTGCTGATCGGCTGCAGAAAGTGCTTCCTCCAACGCCGCAGCATGACTGCGCACCAACACCGGGTCTGAGATGTTGTCAAGCTCGAACGGATCGTCCACCAGATTGTATAGGCCAGTGGTGAGGCCACGTTCGGGATGGAAACCCGCAATGAACTTTGTGGTGCGGGTCCTGAGGCCGCGAAGGTCCTCGTCTTCGGCATTTCGTGGATAGTAGAAGTACAGTGCCGCTTCCCCGTCGTCCGGGGCTAGACCCGCTCCTGTGCACAGCAGGGGTGCTAGGTTGCGGCCGTGCATCTGGGCTGGAATGCTGTGGGCAACGCCAAGCAGCCCCAAAAGAGTAGGGGCAATATCCACGCTGGAAAGTACCGTGGTGGCGGCGGCTTTGGCAGAGAACTCTTCGGGGCCGCGCATCACAAAGGGGATGCGCATGGACTCTTCGTAGGGCACATTTTTGTACAGCAGGCTGTGGCTGCCCATCTGTTGCCCA
This genomic window from Arthrobacter sp. TMP15 contains:
- a CDS encoding HAMP domain-containing sensor histidine kinase, giving the protein MWKNASLRSQLVAIISALLSVSLLALGSTTFLLLHSFLEDQMDTQLTTFQKSIIGHGTVDSQNTGQTPFSFDYYVGFHFADGSLADQNRSGKDKPVYPPFTVAQAKELNGKPFTVASSDGGAPWRITIVAPQKFNYGPSEITDTRPEYLGYVVVGLPYETLNSTLERLAVVIAGVAILTITLGTMIAYWTVTRSFRPLARVEKTAAAIAAGDLSRRVDIENPNTEVGRLSGSLNTMLAHIEHAFAARTASETKMRRFVADASHELRTPLVTIRGFSELYRHGALQTPDDVGTAMGRIESEAKRMGELVEDLLVLARIDEQRPLQLKPVDLLIIGHDAVLDARASAQERSFAVVGLDGGPGTPAPSIGDEAKLRQVVTNLMGNALRHTPEGTPIEIMVGTKAADTGTSSVIKIRDHGPGISEEEAPRVFERFYRADSSRDRNTGGSGLGLAIVSAIVASHKGTVRLEQTPGGGATLAIELPFAPMNAEEHGSDDASGADSD
- a CDS encoding sulfatase-like hydrolase/transferase yields the protein MNILLIMADEFAAHALTRVRSTDEHFRTPHLDRLATSSTTFTQAYTPFPLCVPARSAMVTGRYPHQLGVISNAKASPAGAEPTEEPGHGTNSLGHWFTAAGYDCAYAGKWHALQASATEADGFTPIHPFGDEGLVQACSTWLDGRKDTRPFFLVASFDDPHTICEYARSQPMPYGNIPPVPVADAPALPANFPPAPYSPEALSMEQVAAARVYGTNGFSPDEWRGYRHVYAALVERVDQRMGQLLERIDLASTAVVLISDHGDGDASHAWNQKTALYQECIKVPFMVHVPGQRAAVIDAPVPAVLGLLPTLCQVAGIPAPGGLAVPSVLEATTAPVVVQTSFSDGAALPGAGTTGRALILRNWKYVVYSWGRNREQLHNLDIDPGEQRNLAVERDHEPVLESMRQELLDWALTTGDTAFLKKLVLPKFASADQHREIFMLPY
- a CDS encoding response regulator transcription factor, producing MKKIGPEAKLLVVDDEPNIRELLSTSLRFAGFEVIAAANGREALAAAEEHNPDLAVLDVMLPDMDGFTVTRRLRAAGRHFPVLFLTARDDTEDKVTGLTVGGDDYVTKPFSLDEVVARIRAVLRRTQPMEDDDAVLRVADLELDDDAHEVRRAGKTVELSPTEFKLLRYLMLNPNRVLSKAQILDHVWEYDFNGDASIVESYISYLRRKIDTDAELPALIQTKRGVGYVLRTADKR